A region of Panicum virgatum strain AP13 chromosome 8N, P.virgatum_v5, whole genome shotgun sequence DNA encodes the following proteins:
- the LOC120685283 gene encoding disease resistance protein RGA5-like isoform X2: MEAAVSSSLGAMGPLLRKLDLLLAPEYRLRKPLRDGIELLKEDLQEISSDLVELSTLEAPTRRAKCWMEEARELSYLIEDFVDDMMRTRSDADSKMRSVFRHRVGRVKIAQLPEPPRRSTRIARITQLRALLQQASERPERYPLDACCSSSSSSSSHMITGHGRAPTLYGDSANLFGIEDSRVKLIEMLTVETEQRLKVVSIVGPAGVGKTTLAKEIFHELGGQFELRAFVRASRKLDMRRLLGSILSQFGKLPSVSGSVQTLIDNIQEQLKDKRCFVVIDDLWEETSWDIVSAAFPESNNCSRIVATTEKMNVALKSCGYMPDNILKMKSLGIQDSANLFFNQVFGSEQQCPDELKEVSYGIIRKCGGLPLALINLSALLASRLDYSEIWYHVHDCLCSILNRSHTIEEIQTKILNLSYNSLPRCLKTCLLYFNMYPEGYIVWKVHAVKQWIAEGFINATEGKDTEEIAEGYFDELVNRGMIQPMELGDSNEVLSCTVHHIILDLISHNSKEDEFLAAIDYSQTITGLSPKAHRLSFRFSTAKYAKQPAGITMPQLRSLGFFGVHKCMPSIVEFKHLRVLILDCWGDHDGHMSLNLSRICRLFQLKYLKISSDVMVELPAQMQGLHYLETMEIDARISSVPSDIVHLPSLLHLGLQDATKLPDGIGRMKSLRTLWYFDLGHNSEHNMRSLGKLTNLQHLHLSCFATLSGGQLKRKLAPLVSSLGKFSNLKSLTLNPDALSSAIFFDVSFGISSPPMLLQRLELLPPICFFARLPTWIGERHKLRILKIVVKELQGNDINNIALLPSLVVLSLYIRTPPTGPIIFSNMAFPALKHFKFTCGAMSLAFHAGAMPNLQRLKLCFNAHRLESHYRVLNGIEHLLNLQEVTGQIGDLQGADKLDRMVAKLSFENTIRKHPRCPRFNIQFVDFIEEDFLPLDKLHWREKEGSSGEHEIKEKDCTEGTNKHADSRLSETSSTLPGRTVAIESREQSHVVAGGRTFTNNQALEHPRLSETSVSPRKEIHLQNLDLANDRTTYCRGRKSTEIMFSTQVPCSPPSSRAHHYSTSPVPSRTFGQCQASPTAWQDDSQSSSSPQPLPLPPGSPSLPSRSLQWKKGKLLGSGTFGQVYLGFNSEGGQMCAIKEVKVISDDSNSKECLRQLNQEIVLLSQLSHPNIVQYYGSDLSNETLSVYLEYVSGGSIHKLLQKNGPFGEAVLRSYTAQILSGLAYLHGRNTVHRDIKGANILVDPNGDIKLADFGMAKHISAYTDIRSFKGSPYWMAPEVIMNSNGYSLSVDIWSLGCTILEMAAAKPPWSQYEGVAAIFKIGNSKDTPDIPDHLSPEAKSFLKLCFQRDPAARPTAAQLMDHPFVKDHATLRSSRSGTTRDVFSTSTEGKNTMDILTKCVMLPCNSEGDLYTIPPATTTTTPQACRVVSTIWSQRLGHPSAAALDTLRLNFFITCNKIDHTLRRS, from the exons ATGGAAGCTGCAGTGAGTTCTTCCCTGGGGGCCATGGGTCCCCTTCTTAGGAAGCTAGATCTGCTACTGGCTCCAGAATATCGCCTGCGGAAGCCACTGAGGGACGGAATCGAGCTCCTTAAGGAAGATCTACAAGAAATAAGCTCCGACCTGGTGGAGCTATCGACGCTGGAAGCTCCCACCCGGAGGGCCAAGTGCTGGATGGAAGAGGCGCGGGAACTGTCCTACCTTATCGAAGACTTCGTCGACGACATGATGAGAACGCGCTCAGACGCCGATTCCAAGATGAGATCTGTCTTCCGGCATAGGGTTGGTCGCGTTAAGATTGCTCAGCTTCCCGAGCCGCCGAGGCGCAGCACAAGGATTGCCAGGATCACCCAACTGAGGGCTCTACTGCAACAGGCGAGCGAGCGGCCCGAAAGGTACCCGCTTGACGCTTgttgctccagctccagctccagctccagccatatGATTACCGGGCACGGGCGAGCACCGACCTTATATGGAGATTCGGCCAATCTTTTCGGAATCGAGGACTCCAGGGTCAAACTAATTGAGATGCTTACTGTGGAAACAGAGCAGCGACTGAAAGTGGTCTCCATTGTTGGACCTGCAGGAGTTGGTAAGACAACTCTTGCTAAAGAAATTTTCCATGAACTAGGGGGCCAATTTGAGTTGCGAGCATTTGTACGTGCATCACGAAAGCTTGACATGAGAAGGCTTCTTGGGAGCATTCTCTCCCAATTTGGGAAACTACCCTCTGTTTCCGGTTCTGTGCAAACCCTCATTGACAATATTCAGGAACAGCTCAAAGATAAGAG GTGCTTCGTTGTAATTGATGATTTATGGGAAGAAACATCATGGGACATTGTAAGCGCTGCTTTCCCCGAGAGTAATAATTGCAGTAGAATTGTAGCAACTACAGAAAAGATGAATGTGGCTCTCAAGTCCTGTGGTTATATGCCTGATAATATTTTGAAGATGAAATCTCTTGGCATCCAAGACTCTGCAAACTTATTCTTCAATCAAGTTTTTGGCTCTGAACAACAATGCCCTGATGAATTGAAGGAAGTTTCATATGGTATTATTAGAAAATGTGGTGGTCTTCCACTGGCCCTCATAAATTTATCTGCTCTTTTAGCAAGCCGATTAGACTACTCAGAGATATGGTACCATGTGCATGATTGTTTATGCTCCATTCTGAATAGAAGTCATACAATTGAAGAGATCCAGACAAAAATATTGAACCTGAGTTACAATAGTCTTCCTCGTTGTTTGAAAACTTGCCTGCTATATTTCAATATGTACCCAGAGGGTTACATAGTGTGGAAGGTTCATGCCGTGAAGCAATGGATAGCAGAAGGTTTTATCAATGCAACGGAAGGAAAAGATACAGAAGAAATTGCAGAGGGCTATTTTGACGAGCTTGTCAACAGGGGAATGATCCAACCTATGGAACTTGGAGACAGTAATGAGGTATTGTCCTGTACAGTGCACCATATTATACTTGATCTTATTTCTCATAATTCCAAGGAAGACGAATTTCTTGCTGCAATAGATTACTCTCAAACTATAACAGGACTATCTCCGAAAGCCCATCGACTATCCTTCCGATTCAGTACTGCCAAATATGCAAAGCAACCAGCAGGAATAACAATGCCACAATTACGATCGCTTGGTTTCTTTGGAGTCCATAAATGTATGCCTTCAATTGTGGAATTCAAGCATCTCCGAGTTCTAATCCTCGATTGTTGGGGCGATCATGATGGACATATGAGTTTGAACCTCTCACGAATTTGCAGATTATTTCAGCTGAAATATCTGAAGATTTCAAGTGATGTCATGGTTGAACTACCAGCCCAGATGCAAGGTTTACATTATTTGGAGACTATGGAAATAGATGCAAGAATATCTTCAGTTCCATCAGATATTGTCCATCTTCCGAGTTTGCTGCATCTTGGTCTCCAAGATGCAACAAAGCTACCGGATGGGATTGGCCGCATGAAGTCTTTACGTACACTGTGGTATTTCGACCTCGGACATAACTCTGAACACAATATGCGGAGCCTAGGGAAGCTGACAAATCTCCAGCATCTTCATCTATCCTGTTTTGCAACTCTGTCTGGTGGCCAACTGAAGAGAAAGCTGGCACCTCTAGTTTCTTCACTTGGGAAATTCAGCAATCTCAAATCTCTCACCCTGAATCCGGATGCCTTAAGTTCAGCCATTTTCTTTGATGTCTCATTCGGTATCTCCTCTCCTCCCATGTTGCTTCAGAGACTTGAGTTGTTGCCACCAATTTGCTTCTTTGCCAGACTTCCAACTTGGATTGGTGAACGGCACAAACTCCGCATTTTAAAAATCGTAGTTAAAGAACTGCAGGGGAATGATATCAATAACATTGCCTTATTACCTTCCCTCGTAGTGCTCTCACTGTATATACGAACACCTCCAACTGGACCCATCATCTTTAGCAACATGGCATTCCCAGCTCTCAAGCATTTCAAATTCACATGCGGTGCGATGAGCTTAGCTTTTCATGCTGGAGCCATGCCCAATCTTCAGAGGCTTAAGCTTTGTTTCAATGCCCACAGACTTGAGAGCCATTACCGAGTGCTCAATGGCATTGAGCACCTGTTAAACCTTCAGGAGGTCACTGGACAAATTGGGGACCTTCAAGGTGCTGACAAATTGGACAGGATGGTTGCCAAGTTATCATTTGAGAACACCATTAGAAAACATCCAAGGTGTCCTAGATTCAACATACAATTTGTAGATTTCATAGAGGAGGATTTTCTTCCTTTAGATAAGTTGCATTGGAGGGAAAAGGAAGGTTCATCAGGTGAACATGAGATTAAAGAGAAAGACTGCACAGAAGGTACAAACAAACACGCTGATAGCAG GTTGTCAGAAACAAGTAGTACTCTTCCCGGCCGAACAGTAGCAATTGAATCTCGGGAACAAAGTCATGTCGTAGCAGGAGGGCGTACCTTCACAAATAATCAGGCTTTGGAGCATCCCCGATTGTCTGAAACCTCAGTTTCACCAAGGAAAGAAATTCACCTTCAAAATTTGGATCTTGCAAATGATCGAACTACGTATTGTCGTGGTCGGAAATCAACAGAAATTATGTTCAGTACACAAGTGCCATGCTCTCCCCCTAGCTCAAGAGCACATCACTATTCAACCTCCCCTGTTCCATCAAGAACATTTGGGCAATGCCAAGCATCTCCTACTGCATGGCAGGATGATTCGCAAAGCTCAAGCTCACCTCAACCTCTTCCGCTTCCTCCAGGCTCCCCATCCTTGCCTTCCCGTTCTCTACAGTGGAAGAAGGGGAAGTTGCTCGGTAGTGGGACCTTTGGACAAGTATATCTGGGATTCAACAG TGAAGGTGGACAAATGTGTGCAATTAAAGAGGTTAAGGTCATTTCTGATGATTCTAACTCAAAAGAGTGTCTCAGGCAGCTAAATCAG GAAATTGTGCTGCTGAGTCAGCTGTCACATCCAAACATTGTGCAGTACTATGGCAGTGATCTG TCTAATGAGACACTCTCAGTCTATCTCGAATATGTTTCTGGGGGCTCTATCCACAAGTTACTTCAAAAAAATGGTCCATTCGGGGAGGCAGTTCTTCGGAGTTACACAGCACAAATCCTTTCTGGCCTTGCATACTTGCATGGGCGGAATACAGTGCATAG GGATATCAAAGGGGCAAACATACTCGTCGATCCTAATGGTGATATCAAACTTGCCGACTTTGGTATGGCCAAGCAT ATATCAGCGTATACAGATATCAGATCATTCAAAGGGAGCCCATACTGGATGGCACCAGAG GTTATTATGAATAGTAATGGCTACAGCCTTTCAGTTGATATTTGGAGCCTTGGCTGCACCATTCTTGAGATGGCAGCAGCAAAACCTCCCTGGAGTCAGTACGAAGGG GTGGCTGCAATATTTAAGATTGGGAATAGCAAAGACACACCTGATATCCCAGATCATCTTTCTCCCGAGGCGAAAAGCTTTCTGAAACTCTGTTTTCAGCGTGATCCTGCTGCCCGCCCTACAGCTGCTCAGCTAATGGATCATCCTTTTGTCAAGGACCATGCTACACTTCGGAGTTCCAGATCTGGCACCACAAGGGATGTGTTTTCTACTTCAACCGAGGGGAAAAACACCATG gatatcttgaccAAATGCGTGATGCTTCCTTGCAATAGTGAAGGCGACCTCTACACCATtccaccggccaccaccaccaccactccacAAGCCTGTCGTGTCGTCTCCACCATATGGAGTCAACGTCTCGGTCATCCTAGTGCTGCCGCACTTGATACACTTCGACTGAATTTTTTTATTACTTGTAATAAAATAGATCATACTCTCCGCCGGTCATGA